TGAATAGCTTCACGATCTTAACGGGTAAATTAATGAGAGGTAACATGTGATTATTATAAGTCCAGTAAAAGATAAAAAGCAAGCTAAAACAAACATCTCCCCGGCTTCAGGCGCGAATGGATGGATCAGTCCTCATAATCATCGAACCCGTCCTGATAATACCTCGAAAGGTCCTCCTCCCCCTCAAAGGAAAGCACATCATCGTCATCATCATCGAACCCGATCTCAACCACCCTGAGCTTCACCGGTTCCATCTCAACCACGACAAGTTCTGTTTCGCATTCCGGGCATATGACCATGTCATCTATATCCACTTCCTCGTCGATCGCGATCCTTTTCCCGCATCCGGGACATTTTGATACATTCCCCTCGGACATATCTTCCTCCTTTTGAGCTACATCTATCTGGCAAGTGCTCCTTTGTCATCTTTAAAATGCGGTAATGTAGTTTACATAAAAAACGATTTAAGTCAATAGACTTTTTCGATCAATCGCCTTTCGGCGACCGCCAGGTAAAACTGAAGAATTTTACACCGCTCATCCTGGAAAAATAGTATAATTAATTTGATAATCTTCCAGGGAGGGTGACATGAAAAAAGACTGGCTCCTGTGCGATTTCCATATACACACCGAGTTAAGCGATGGTAAGTTGCCCCTGAGAGAGATCGTGGACCTCTTCGGCAATAACAGGTTCGACGCGATATGTATAACCGATCACGTCTATGACAGGGCTACCATAAAATTATGGGTGGATAACAACGAAAGACCCTGCACTATACATGAAAATGGATTCAGAGATTACCTGGAGCTTATCCGGCAGGAGGGTTTAAGAGCACAGGAACAATACGGCATGCTGGTAATCCCTGGCATAGAGATATCCAATAATCCTGCACTTTTCCATATAACCGCTATCGACATAAAAACGTATATTGATCCCGATCAGGACGTAGAAGAATTGATCGAACAGATACATCAGCAGGATGCGCTAGCGGTGGCATGCCATCCCCATTACAAGGACTCAGAACCTGAAATGCCCTTCATACACCTGTGGGATAACCATGAAAGATACGCGAACCTGTTCGATGCCTGGGAAGTGGCTAACCGTGATGATCTTTTCAATGTGGTGGGACTTAAGAGGTTCAATTATATCGCCAGCTCAGATTTCCACGAACCGCATCACGTCTATTCATGGAAAACGCTCCTGAAAGCTGAAAAGAATGCCGGCTCCATCAAAAGCGCTATAAGACAAAACAAAGATATCGCTATCTACCTCCACAGAAAGGCACCCGCATCTTAAAGATGGAATCTCTTGTACCAGGGACATTCCCGGCAATCTTTGATTTGGCGGTCACCTTTGGGGTCATATATCCTGTCGGCGAGCCAGCAGCAATTTCCCCGGTAGCCCAGTCTCATGTAATGGGAACATTCACTTTTTTCTCTATCGCTGCAGTTAAAATATTCCCAGCAGTTTTCAGGCGTACTCATCATGCGAATCCACGGCTCAACTTTGGTAAAGCACGACCTTAAAATGTAAAACGACTGTTAAACAATATAATACCACCAGAAGCGGTAAGTTCAATATTTTTTTACTGTTTTTTCGAAAGAAAAATATCAGTTGCCAACCTCGATGGTTTTGAGCGGTGCTCTTTATCCGAAGAGCGCAATTGATGCTATTACTTGCAGCATATTGTCAACTTTTTCCGCGGATCAGGATAGCTCGATCGTTATACATCCTTGTAAAATACGCCAGCTGCACCGCCGCATAAAAAAACGCCCCCTCCCGGAATATCTTCCGGAAAAAGGCGTTCAGCTTAAGTTCCGCTCTTTGTTTAGAGAACCTTGCGATCTGCGTCCCGTTCTCTGATATATCTGCTGAGAAGAGAACAGGCTATTATCTCGCAAGCTTCCTTTGAAGGTATTTCTACCTGCTGAAGCTTTCCTTCGTTGGACACAGTTGTAACAGCTGCTTCTTTTTCCATTTTTCCCTACCTCCTTGGAATAACAGTATTTATTATCTTAACGTTAAAACCGTTATTTTGCAAGCTTTTTCTGAGAAAAAACACCGGTCCTCCCGATCCGGGAGCTACCGGTGTTTTCTTTAACAATGATCCTAGGTTTATTCGCCCTTGATCCAGTCAGCCCATACCTGGAAGACGGATTTCTTTTCACCGCCCGAAGCAGTATCATCCGCGTATACTGACACGGATCCCAAGACAAAGGCCACCACCAGTACCAACGCAAACAGCTTTTTCATCGTATCCTCCTTATTGGCTATATACCCGAATATAGAAAGTATAATGTTAATTCTCATAGAATGCAAGCCGGGCCGTATAATCGGTTTAGATCATCTATCAGCCCTCTCGGCGCAAAAATACAGGGCCCGCGGGATAACCCGCGGGCCCTTGAACATGGCGTCCCCGACACGATTCGAACGTGTGACCTACTGCTTAGGAGGCAGTCGCTCTATCCAGCTGAGCTACGGGGACAAAAATGTATGTCTTTTATATCAGATTTTGCCGCCTGTGTAAAGCGCCTTTTCTGCCGCGATCAAACTCCTGTATCCAGCATCCATCACATCATGAACGTAGGAGGCCAGTTCTTTCCTGCTCCTGCCCTCAGAGTATACCGGCGGCAATATGAACAGATCCGCTTCAATGGATGCATATCCAAGGATACGCCAGAGATGCGGCACCAGGGTCATATCCCCGTACCAGCATACGGTAGGCCTTTGTTCGGGTTCATTGTATCTGATAAGCACGGGTATTACCGGCATGTCCGACTGCGCGACAGCTTCAAAACAGGTCGATTTGAACGGCAGCACCCCGCCCTTTCCGTCGGTCGAAGTGCCTTCCGGATACACCATCAGATACATCCCGCGCCTGATGGTCTTGGCATAATCCCTTTTAGCTTTTTTCGAACGCGCCGGGGAGAACCTGTTAACCAGGACGGGGTTCGATAAGGCCACGATCGGGCCTACGACAGGCCATGAATCCGTTTCCGTGGAAGAAGTGAACCTCAGAGGAAAAACCGATCCATGTACGACTATATCAATATATCCGAGATGATTGGACACCACCAGCCCTCCCGGGACCTGACACGGATCCCCGTGGACCTTTACGCGCAGGTTGATTATCCTGCCCACACCGCGAGCCCATAACCTCAGGATATGGCTTATTTTCTTTCTTCCGTACCATCCCCGGAACCGGTAAGGCACCGAGAGAATGGTAACAACGGCAAGCCACACAGCCAAAGCCGTGATCCTGTAAAGCCGCCTTATGAGAGGCATGTTATGCGCCCATCCCGTTCTTATACTTGAAATGCCTGATATAACGTTCAGGAACATTCCTGATATCCACAAGTATGAAAAAGTCTATGGTCCCGAATTCCCTGTCCAGCGCCGGTTCACCGCATATGCTGGCGCCAAGCCTCAGGTATCCTTTGAAAATAGGTGGGATATGTCTCTTGAGTTTTTTTTCATCGGAGAGAACTTTCTGTATCTCCTTTTTGGGCGGTCTCTCCAGTCTGAACCCCGGCCGGGGATAAGCTGTCGCCCCGGAGTACGGGGGACATCTTTCCACCAGATAATCGTACAGCGCCCAGCCGATCTTCGGATTCGTCTCATCCAGGCTGACACAACCGAGCATGTAGGTAAGGCGAGCTCTTTTAAGCAGTTCCGTGATCGCGCCCCAGAGAAGTGCCACCGCAGACCCGGTCCTGTATTCGGGTGATACGCAGGACCTTCCCAGTTCAAGACATTTATCGGCTATACTGTAAAGCCCCTTGATGTTATATTCCCTGGAAGAATAAAAACCTTTGGCCGAGTTGGCTATACATCCCAGATGCGCGCGATAGGTACCTATGACAGCATGCGGATTCTTTTTGATGACCATAAGGTGCAAACAATATTCATCATATTCGTCAAAATCTATCCCGTACTTCTCCGCCTGTTCCAGTCCCCTTCCCTGTTCGATATTGAACACTTCATAACGGAGCCTCTGCACCTCTTCGATCTCTTCATGGTTCTCCGCCAGCTTTACAAGAAATTTATCCGTTTCAACAAGCACTGTCGGTTTAACGATATTGTCGGGAAATCTTCTAATCATAACCTGTCCTCACTCCCTTCAAAGACGGTCAAAGAGCCCGGGCCAGACAATACAAACCCGCTGCTGCGACAATAAAAGCTAAAAAAGACCTCAGGTAGAGTATGTACTTCTCGGCTTTTCCTCTGATCATCCAGAAAAGGATCCCCATCGGCGCAAAGGCCAATACTGAACCCAAAGCTATACCCAAAACGAAAATCAGTCGGTTATTTCCGAAAGAGCTGAACTTAAGAGAGAAAAAACCGGCAAGAAAAACAAAAGCCGCAATACTCCCCGGATGTAATAACGTTATCAGGAACACCCCCAAAGAAGGAGCACCTCGGCGCGTCGGTGCCTTCCTGTGCGGTTTTTTTGCCAGGCTCCTCCTGCCGCCGTTAACGACCAAAAAAAGTCCGATCGATAATATCAATATCCCCGAGAACAGGAAAAATAATTTTTCATGCTCGGCTAAAAAGTCCCTGATCGGCACCGCTGCCAGCGATACCGCCAAAGCAAGACAAGTGTCACCGGTCACCGCGCCCAGAATGGTGCCTTCCAGAGCCCTTCTGTCATGCATCAAAGCTGAATCGGCCACCAGAGCGCCTGCCGGTCCGAAGGGCGCGGCCAGTATAATGCCTGCAACGACTGAGAGGAAGAATATGCTTATCACCTTGTTTTTTCCTCTTTGTCTTTTACGTCGACCAGTTCTATCCAGGCAAGATCCGCGCGCGCGCTGGAGGCAGTGTACTGACTGTTACAGGAAATACTGATATAAACCTTTTCCGGATAGAATCCCCATGCTTTTTTAAAATCTTCTGCGCAGTTACGCTCTTCGGTGATCCATCCGCTGCCCGCATCCTGTTTATTGCGCAGTGTTATCCACTTATCCTTGATCGTACCGGCACCATAAACACTTTTGCCAGCCGTCCCTTTGGGGGTCACGGTATCCCACCTGTATGATATGGTCTTTTTGCTCAGCATACTGCCGGTGCCCACATAAACCGCGATAGCCTGGTCATCCCTGGATTTCACCCTGCCGTCGGCGCCTTCGGGAAGTTTTCCGGCTCTCCATTTCCACCTAAGAAGAGGCGTTTCCCGGAGATCCACGCCCTCCAGGGATGTTACAAGGCTGGAGCTTCCTTTATGGGAATCCATGTGCAGGAAAGAATTGCCGCCCTCACGCACAATGGAAAAGTCGGATTTAGGCGTTCCCGGTTTACCCATCAGTTTCCAGCCATCCGGGATGGCGCCGGGCTCGCCGGAAAATGTCTCTTTCCATCCGACCCTATACTCTACCGGCTTCGGATGCCTGATAAATGAAATAATTATGATCAAAATACAAATAAGGATCCCCGCAAGGATCCCTATTTTTTTAAAAGAAAGTGTTGAGAAGTCCAGCCGCATGAGCGATCAGCCTCTGCTCCTGATGGTTTTCTTCTTTTTCTTTTTCTTCTTTCCGTTCATACGAGCCTCAGCGTCCTGCTCCTGTTCCTCCATCATCTTCCTTAGCTTGAGCATGCATGCGGCCTCTATCTGCCGGACCCTTTCGCGGGTTATACCGAAATGTTTAGCAGTATCCCTGAGTGTGTGGGAAACGCCGTCATCGGTAAGACCGAAACGCAGCCTGAGGATCTTTTCTTCGCGCCCGGTCATCTTCTCAAGCAATCCCTCTATTCTCTCGTGCAGGAGGAATTTGGAGAGCTCATCAACGGAACTGACGATACTTTCATCCTCTATAAGGTCCATGAACTCTGAATCACCAGACTCGCCTATCGGAGCGTTGAGGCTTGCGATATTGGAAGCCATGTGGTTCAGCTGTCTAACCCTGGAAACAGGCAGCTTCATTTTCTTCGCTATATCGCTCATCTGGGGATTTTTATGCAGTTTCTGTGATAGCTGTTTCTTGACCTTCTGAAACCGCATCAGCATCTCCATGACGTACACAGGTATGCGTACCGTCTTGCCCTGGTTGGCGACCGCCCTTGTGATATATTGCTTTATCCACCATGCCGCGTACGTGCTGAAACGGTATCCCTTATCGGGATCATATTTTGTCACGGCCTTCATTAGCCCCAGATTGCCTTCTTCGATAAGATCGAGCATGGGCACACCCAAGTAACTGTATTTTTTGGCGATATTTATCACAAGCCGAAGATTGCTCTTGATCATCTTCTGCCTGGCTTTCTTGTTGCCCTTTTTGACCTTTTGCGCAAGCTCTTTTTCTTCTACGGGCGAGAGAAGAGGCAGGTCGCGTATATCTTTCAGGTAAAGTTTTATCGCGTCCATGTATAACCTCGTGATTTATTTGCCGGCCCCGGACACGTAATAATACGCGTCCGGGGTGGCGTTTTCAGCAACTTACTAACAGTCCTTGACCGCCGCCTGTGCGGCTGCAAGCCTTGCTATAGGTACGCGGAACGGTGAGCAGCTCACGTAATCCATGCCTGCTTTATAGCAGAATTCAATGGACGCCGGATCGCCTCCGTGCTCTCCGCAGATACCGACCTTGAGATCAGGTCTTACTTTCCTGCCGCGATCGATGCCCACCTTGATCAGCTGGCCCACGCCTTCCTGGTCCAGCGACTGGAAAGGGTCCTGGGGGAGGATGTTCTTGTCCAGGTATGGAGCAAGAAACCCGCCCATGTCATCACGGCTGAACCCGAAGCTCATCTGGGTGAGGTCGTTCGTCCCGAAGGAGAAGAACTCAGCCACGTCGGCTATCTGATCAGCTGTAAGCGCGGCACGCGGTATCTCTATCATGGTACCTATCATGACCGGTAGCTTCTTCATGTTGTATTTTTTCAGGGTCTCTTCGCGCACTTTCTCTATGACCTTTTTCTGGTCACGGATCTCCTGCGCTGTTCCAACGACAGGTATCATGATCTCGGACATCACCTTCTTTTTGTTCTTCAACAGTTCCGCGGTGGATTCGTACACCGCTCTTGCCTGCATCTCGGTTATCTCAGGATATGTAACACCCAGGCGGACGCCTCTGTGTCCCATCATAGGGTTACTTTCCTTGAGAAGGGATATCCTTTTCTCCAGGTCCGACATCTTTATCTTGAGGGTTTTGGCGAGCTTCCTCTGAGCGCTCTTCTGGTGCGGAACGAACTCATGAAGAGGCGGGTCCAGGAGCCTGATGGTGACCGGATATCCGGCCATGGCCTTCAGGGTGCTTTTCACGTCCTTTTTCACGTAAGGGTACAGCTCCTTTAGCGCAGCTCTTCTTTCCCTCTCGGAACTGGAAAGGATCATCTTGCGCAGTTTGAAAAGCGGTTCTTCCGAACCCTCTCCGTAGAACATGTGCTCTGTCCTGAACAGGCCTATGCCTTCTGCACCGAAAGAACGCGCCTTTTTGGCGTCCGCCGGTGTCTCAGCATTGGTCCTGATCTTAAGTTTCTTAACGTTGTCACATATCTTGAGGAACTTATTGAGCATTTTGTTCTCTTTTGCCGCGTCCATCATGGGAAGCGTACCCTTGTACACGAGACCCTTGGTACCGTTAAGCGTGATCCAGTCCCCTAGTTTGAGTTTACCCTTGCCGGCTATCTTGACCTCTTTTTTGGCATAGTCGACCTCAAGGGCGTCACACCCTACGATACAGCATTTACCCCACCCGCGTGCTACAAGCGCCGCGTGCGAGGTCATCCCTCCCCGAGCCGTAAGGATGGCCTTTGCCGCCCTCATTCCTTCAACATCCTCGGGGTTGGTCTCCTCGCGCACCAGGATAACCTTCTTCCCGTTCTCAGCCCATTTCACGGCATTATCTGAGTCGAAGACTATCTGGCCGCTTGCTCCGCCGGGACCCGCCGGAAGACCTTTCGCCAGCGGATCGCTCTTCTTTTCAGCGGCCGGGTCTATAATGGGATGTAAAAGTTCATCCAGCTGAGAGGGCTTGACCCTCATAACCGCTTCTTCCTCGGTAATAAGACCCTCTTTTTCCATATCGACCGCCATCTTAACAGCAGCCGGGCCGTTACGTTTACCGGTTCGTGTCTGCAGAAGATAAAGCTTCCGGTCCTCGATGGTGAACTCAAGGTCCTGCATGTCGCGATAATGTTTCTCAAGCCTCTTCTGTATACTGTCGAGCTGCTTGTATACCTTGGGGTCCCATTTTTTAAGCATCGTTTCGTGCTTGTTGCTCTGGGAACGGGAATTCTCGTTTATCGGCGCAGGCGTCCTCGTGCCGGCAACCACGTCTTCTCCCTGGGCATTGACGAGGTATTCACCGTAGAACTTGTTATCGCCGTTACCTGGATTACGCGTGAAAGCTACGCCGGTAGCCGAATCCTTGCCCATGTTACCGAAGACCATTGTCTGTACGTTCACGGCTGTACCCCATTCGGCAGGTATACCCTCTATCTGCCTATATGAGACTGCGCGCTTACCGTTCCAGGACTGGAATACCGCCCCGATACCTCCCCAGAGCTGATCGTCGGCGTTATCCGGGAAATCCTTTTTAAGCACCTGCTTGACCTTTTTCTTGTACTGAACGCAGAGATCCTTCAGATCCTCCGCGGAAAGATCGGTATCGGTCTTGGCCCCGACCTGGATCTTTTTCTTGTTAAGAAGCTTCTCCAGCTGCATCCTGATGCCCTGGCCTTCTTTCGGCTCAATTCCGGCCGCCTTCTCCATGACAACGTCAGAGTACATGGTGATAAGACGCCTGTAGGCATCATAAGCGAACCTTTCACTTCCGCTTTTCTTGATAAGACCCTTAATTGTCTTGCTGGTAAGGCCAACATTGAGCACGGTCTCCATCATACCGGGCATGGACTGGCGAGCGCCTGAACGGACCGATACGAGTAAAGGGTTCTTTTCGTCGCCGAACTTCTTACCAGTAAGCTTCTCCACCCTCTTCAAAGCCTTGTCCACCTGCGCATTTAGCTCTCTGGGGTATTTCTTGCCGTAGTCGTAATAATACGTGCAGACATCAGTGGTTATGGTGAACCCCGGCGGCACGGGCAGTTTTAGCTTAGAATGCCCCGCCATCTCCGCCAGGTTGGCTCCCTTACCGCCCAGAAGGTTTTTCATTTCCGCTTTTCCATCGGCCTTACCCCCGCCGAATGAATACACGTACTTCTTCGTCTTTTTGGATGTTTTCTTTTTTCTGGCCATCGTTGTCCTTCTCCTCCTTCTTTGTTTTTCCGGGCCACTAAAGAGGCCCGGCCGGATCAAACTAGAACTTTTCCGAAAAATACTCTTTAAGCCTGTCAGCTCCTATACGTTCCTGCTCCATGGAGTCCCTCTCACGAACAGTGACTTTACCGTCCTCAAGAGAATCCACATCAACGGTAACACAATATGGCGTACCGATCTCGTCCTGCCTTCTGTAAAGCCTTCCTATCGCCGCCGTGTCGTCATAGACCACGCGGTAATCCCCTTTTATATCCTCGCGTATCTTTTGGGCCATCTCGACTATTTCCGGCTTGTTCTTGAGAAGCGGAAGTACCGCCGCCTTTATCGGAGAAAGTCTCCTGTCCAGGGCAAGGTAGACCCGCTTCCTGCCCTTAACTGTCTCCTGCCTGTAGGCATCCACCATAAAGGCCAGAACGGCCCTGTCAACCCCCCCTGAAGGCTCTATCACATAAGGGGTGAACCTCTCATCGGCCGCAGTATCGTAATAGGTCAGCTCCTTCCCGCTGATCTTGGAATGCTGCTTCAGGTCGAAATCGGTCCTGTTGGCGATACCTTCAAGTTCCGACCACCCCATCGGGAAGGAATACTCGATATCATGGCATCTTTTTGCGTAATGGGCAAGCTCGTCCTTCTCATGCTCGCGAAGCCTGAGGCTTTCCTTGCGTATGCCCAGGGAGATGTACCACTGTTTGCGCTCATTCACCCAGTAATCATACCACTCCTCATCCTCTCCCGGACGGACGAAAAACTCCAGCTCCATCTGTTCGAACTCACGGCTCCTGAAAGTAAAGTTGCCGGTGGTTATTTCATTACGGAAAGCCTTGCCCGTCTGGGCCACCCCGAATGGCAGCTTCCGTCTGCTGGAATTAACGATATTCTCGAAGTTGACGAATATCCCCTGAGCGGTCTCCGGTCTCAGGTAG
The nucleotide sequence above comes from Candidatus Omnitrophota bacterium. Encoded proteins:
- a CDS encoding phosphotransferase, with product MKKDWLLCDFHIHTELSDGKLPLREIVDLFGNNRFDAICITDHVYDRATIKLWVDNNERPCTIHENGFRDYLELIRQEGLRAQEQYGMLVIPGIEISNNPALFHITAIDIKTYIDPDQDVEELIEQIHQQDALAVACHPHYKDSEPEMPFIHLWDNHERYANLFDAWEVANRDDLFNVVGLKRFNYIASSDFHEPHHVYSWKTLLKAEKNAGSIKSAIRQNKDIAIYLHRKAPAS
- a CDS encoding GNAT family N-acetyltransferase — translated: MIRRFPDNIVKPTVLVETDKFLVKLAENHEEIEEVQRLRYEVFNIEQGRGLEQAEKYGIDFDEYDEYCLHLMVIKKNPHAVIGTYRAHLGCIANSAKGFYSSREYNIKGLYSIADKCLELGRSCVSPEYRTGSAVALLWGAITELLKRARLTYMLGCVSLDETNPKIGWALYDYLVERCPPYSGATAYPRPGFRLERPPKKEIQKVLSDEKKLKRHIPPIFKGYLRLGASICGEPALDREFGTIDFFILVDIRNVPERYIRHFKYKNGMGA
- a CDS encoding DUF3047 domain-containing protein, yielding MRLDFSTLSFKKIGILAGILICILIIIISFIRHPKPVEYRVGWKETFSGEPGAIPDGWKLMGKPGTPKSDFSIVREGGNSFLHMDSHKGSSSLVTSLEGVDLRETPLLRWKWRAGKLPEGADGRVKSRDDQAIAVYVGTGSMLSKKTISYRWDTVTPKGTAGKSVYGAGTIKDKWITLRNKQDAGSGWITEERNCAEDFKKAWGFYPEKVYISISCNSQYTASSARADLAWIELVDVKDKEEKTR
- a CDS encoding sigma-70 family RNA polymerase sigma factor; protein product: MDAIKLYLKDIRDLPLLSPVEEKELAQKVKKGNKKARQKMIKSNLRLVINIAKKYSYLGVPMLDLIEEGNLGLMKAVTKYDPDKGYRFSTYAAWWIKQYITRAVANQGKTVRIPVYVMEMLMRFQKVKKQLSQKLHKNPQMSDIAKKMKLPVSRVRQLNHMASNIASLNAPIGESGDSEFMDLIEDESIVSSVDELSKFLLHERIEGLLEKMTGREEKILRLRFGLTDDGVSHTLRDTAKHFGITRERVRQIEAACMLKLRKMMEEQEQDAEARMNGKKKKKKKKTIRSRG
- a CDS encoding pyruvate, phosphate dikinase codes for the protein MARKKKTSKKTKKYVYSFGGGKADGKAEMKNLLGGKGANLAEMAGHSKLKLPVPPGFTITTDVCTYYYDYGKKYPRELNAQVDKALKRVEKLTGKKFGDEKNPLLVSVRSGARQSMPGMMETVLNVGLTSKTIKGLIKKSGSERFAYDAYRRLITMYSDVVMEKAAGIEPKEGQGIRMQLEKLLNKKKIQVGAKTDTDLSAEDLKDLCVQYKKKVKQVLKKDFPDNADDQLWGGIGAVFQSWNGKRAVSYRQIEGIPAEWGTAVNVQTMVFGNMGKDSATGVAFTRNPGNGDNKFYGEYLVNAQGEDVVAGTRTPAPINENSRSQSNKHETMLKKWDPKVYKQLDSIQKRLEKHYRDMQDLEFTIEDRKLYLLQTRTGKRNGPAAVKMAVDMEKEGLITEEEAVMRVKPSQLDELLHPIIDPAAEKKSDPLAKGLPAGPGGASGQIVFDSDNAVKWAENGKKVILVREETNPEDVEGMRAAKAILTARGGMTSHAALVARGWGKCCIVGCDALEVDYAKKEVKIAGKGKLKLGDWITLNGTKGLVYKGTLPMMDAAKENKMLNKFLKICDNVKKLKIRTNAETPADAKKARSFGAEGIGLFRTEHMFYGEGSEEPLFKLRKMILSSSERERRAALKELYPYVKKDVKSTLKAMAGYPVTIRLLDPPLHEFVPHQKSAQRKLAKTLKIKMSDLEKRISLLKESNPMMGHRGVRLGVTYPEITEMQARAVYESTAELLKNKKKVMSEIMIPVVGTAQEIRDQKKVIEKVREETLKKYNMKKLPVMIGTMIEIPRAALTADQIADVAEFFSFGTNDLTQMSFGFSRDDMGGFLAPYLDKNILPQDPFQSLDQEGVGQLIKVGIDRGRKVRPDLKVGICGEHGGDPASIEFCYKAGMDYVSCSPFRVPIARLAAAQAAVKDC
- a CDS encoding glycine--tRNA ligase; its protein translation is MEKKKKKTETEEVTVDVALKDIANLCKRRGFIFQDSEIYGGIGSVWDYGPLGVELKKNVKAQWWKSMVYDRSDVEGLDAAILMNPEVWKASGHVGSFADMMSDCKQCKKRFRIDKIKGDKCPECGGELTEPKSFNLMFKTQLGSVEGSAQDVYLRPETAQGIFVNFENIVNSSRRKLPFGVAQTGKAFRNEITTGNFTFRSREFEQMELEFFVRPGEDEEWYDYWVNERKQWYISLGIRKESLRLREHEKDELAHYAKRCHDIEYSFPMGWSELEGIANRTDFDLKQHSKISGKELTYYDTAADERFTPYVIEPSGGVDRAVLAFMVDAYRQETVKGRKRVYLALDRRLSPIKAAVLPLLKNKPEIVEMAQKIREDIKGDYRVVYDDTAAIGRLYRRQDEIGTPYCVTVDVDSLEDGKVTVRERDSMEQERIGADRLKEYFSEKF